One Helianthus annuus cultivar XRQ/B chromosome 7, HanXRQr2.0-SUNRISE, whole genome shotgun sequence genomic region harbors:
- the LOC110941986 gene encoding protein WVD2-like 1 produces MGRDTGSLRVDKKPNIGKVNSNGVSRGGTNHTSPKPPGESVNVRKSEVEEGPQVEPSYENPNPNQEAEVVKTTNQEAVSPKPEPSKSREKIITSLEENVTAGLHISSNNSTFHSPIKPKQSQSSPFSIPRAQKSFTDKYRDDEDNWSLASSAATSRTVKSRVTVGVAPSFRSAQRAAQRKEFYSKLEQKHQALKAEKMEYEARTKEEQEEAIKQLRKSMVVKANPVPSFYRQGPPPKVELKKLPLTRPKSPNLSRRKSCGDAPPHPTVNEKALCSRVRHSIGTYKPGSATSSPIKQTQGRNISKPTDRTTKIKQGNEAPKVTPLKLSKETNPDITVQS; encoded by the exons ATGGGCAGGGATACTGGCAGTCTACGTGTTGATAAGAAGCCAAATATTGGAAAGGTGAATTCTAATGGTGTCTCTCGTGGTGGTACGAATCATACTTCCCCAAAACCACCAGGAGAAAGTGTTAACGTAAGAAAAAGTGAGGTTGAGGAAGGGCCACAAGTTGAACCAAGTTATGAgaacccgaacccgaaccaaGAAGCCGAAGTTGTTAAAACCACTAATCAAGAAGCTGTTTCTCCAAAACCTGAACCTTCAAAATCAAGGGAGAAAATTATAACTTCTCTTGAGGAAAATGTCACTGCTGGTCTGCATATATCATCAAACAACAGTACTTTCCATTCCCCTATAAAACCAAAGCAATCACag AGCTCTCCTTTCTCGATACCAAGAGCTCAAAAATCTTTTACGGATAAATATCGTGATGATGAAGATAATTGGTCTCTGGCTTCATC TGCTGCAACCTCACGGACGGTCAAATCACGAGTAACGGTTGGAGTAGCTCCCTCTTTTAGAAGTGCCCAACGTGCTGCACAACGTAAAGAA TTTTATTCAAAGTTAGAGCAAAAGCACCAGGCTCTTAAGGCAGAGAAGATGGAGTATGAAGCAAGGACCAAG GAGGAGCAAGAAGAAGCTATAAAACAGCTCAGAAAGAGCATGGTTGTCAAAGCAAATCCCGTTCCCAGTTTTTACCGTCAAGGACCTCCACCAAAGGTTGAACTTAAAAAG CTACCTCTGACCCGTCCCAAGTCACCCAATTTAAGTAGGAGAAAGAGTTGTGGTGATGCCCCCCCTCATCCAACCGTCAACGAGAAGGCTCTTTGTTCACGGGTACGTCACAGCATTGGCACTTACAAACCCGGGAGTGCTACTTCAAGTCCAATCAAGCAGACTCAGGGCCGCAACATCAGCAAACCTACGGACCGCACCACCAAAATCAAACAGGGCAATGAAGCACCTAAAGTTACGCCTCTTAAATTGTCCAAGGAGACCAACCCAGACATCACGGTTCAGTCATGA